A single region of the Podospora pseudopauciseta strain CBS 411.78 chromosome 1, whole genome shotgun sequence genome encodes:
- a CDS encoding hypothetical protein (COG:G; COG:O; EggNog:ENOG503P752) — translation MMMKLFTLLFSSLLGLLVAAQNDDNTQKQVTILAGGQGYAYHGCYTETTDLFVNTTSRRALDGGSNSVQPDIMTVEKCWEFCGKGSYKYAGLEYSRECWCSQTLSTLSTKVSDKECDLPCDGNSTQSCGGSLKLTLYISSAAASLAGGLSLLVTFGAVGMMVFDSVF, via the exons atgatgatgaagcttttcaccctcctcttttcatccctcctcggcctcctcgtcgccgcccAGAATGACGATAACACACAGAAACAAGTCACCATCCTGGCCGGCGGCCAAGGCTACGCCTACCACGGCTGCTACACCGAAACAACCGATCTCTtcgtcaacaccacctcccgccgcgccctcgacggcggcagcAACAGCGTGCAGCCCGACATCATGACGGTCGAAAAGTGCTGGGAGTTCTGCGGCAAGGGGTCGTATAAATACGCCGGGTTGGAGTACTCCAG AGAATGCTGGTGTTCCCAAACCCTGtcaaccctctccaccaaggTCTCCGACAAGGAATGCGACCTCCCCTGCGACGGCAACAGCACACAGTCCTGCGGCGGGAGCCTCAAGTTGACCCTTTATATCAGCAGCGCAGCCGCCAGTCTTGCCGGGGGTCTCTCATTGTTGGTAACGTTCGGAGCagtggggatgatggtgtttgaTTCTGTCTTCTAA
- the REV1 gene encoding deoxycytidyl transferase (COG:L; EggNog:ENOG503NTZX; BUSCO:EOG092608WI), which produces MGSRLEKNSAAVQKRIASHEFADEGGEEYEASAFGGFGDYFRRKKLKLQNLDVEYRAEKGDKPQIFKGIVAHVTGYTQPPLHVLHKELVQHGAGFLQYLDGKTTATHIIASAMPPKKSLDFTNYRVVKPSWVVDSIQAGKLLPWTDYRVIEQGPRQKTIQFDGNKMTSQQPQSKSPTGYREQTRDSFYNSQFQKSSQLASQQSSSPFQPRPTFKTHNSKHEDIDDIDDAMDLDTPSKPQNEPPRSAQKPPSPDPMAPPPPPPKPKPIPNKPLTSEEHNALLLSDPKVRECSTANPDFLSKYYATSRLHHLSTWKSDLKSRLQKLTSQSCSRPSSKRKPNQRRYILHVDFDSFFCAISLQKCPEYADKPTVVAHGSGSGSEIASCNYPARKFGVKNGMWMKRALELCPGLKVLPYDFAGYEKASEVFYQVLLGVGGVVQSVSIDEALVDVTDVVLRGVGSTGVGVDEESIRREQEKAEEIARGLRGEVRRRTGCEVSVGIGGNVLLAKVALRRAKPAGQHQIRPEEVLDSIGELGVEGLPGVAGSIGGRLEEMGIRFVKDIRGTTRERLVSVLGPKTGERLWDYARGVDRSELGEQPVRKSVSADVNWGIRFVSQEEAEEFVRNLCGELEKRLLAEGVKGKLLTVKIMRRSLDAPLDPAKHLGHGKCDTFNKSASFGVATCDAEVIGKEAVGILRSYKFSPGDLRGIGVQMTKLDHIKPSAAPEGSQKKLNFGSAVAAQPPPPRREREQIVDDHVPYQLKRSSSSGHEVEHDPITEDPSTPKKPRVHPALALAEANAADEKANAPLNVRGTQFILPSQVDPAVLAALPQDVRSNLIARAKRPASPAPAAKSRSGSPATAEEVPPDVDPEVFHSLPEDVRAEIWAQYGGGPSRQSRPPSRQAVRPHSPRKNGTIHHLPKERPPPSPKRGGGKSLSSRGKQPGSGGARLFQTNFTRAVPGAVEDLDPEVLAALPEDMRREVIDDHRRRKLSVDAAHHRHRRPPAPPKQKTLEFGRPLKLAFTGEEGKVTELEEIKKMVRAWFEMNKEEGPHEMDVEVFGGYVKSVVTVERDMEKARGLVRWLGWLVEEETETEEGRKGWEEAVEGIRGFVGQGVRERGLGGMDTG; this is translated from the exons ATGGGGAGTCGCTTGGAAAAGAACTCGGCTGCGGTGCAGAAGCGCATCGCGAGCCATGAGTTTGCCGATGAAGGCGGAGAGGAATACGAGGCCAGCGCCTTCGGGGGATTCGGCGACTATTTTCGGAGAAAGAAACTCAAGCTTCAGAACCTCGACGTTGAGTATCGCGCAGAAAAGGGCGATAAGCCGCAGATCTTCAAGGGAATCGTGGCGCATGTCACGGGCTAcactcaacctcctcttcatgT CCTTCACAAAGAGCTCGTTCAACATGGCGCTGGCTTTCTGCAATATCTCGATGGCAAAACCACGGCAACACATATCATCGCCTCGGCCATGCCGCCAAAGAAGTCCCTCGACTTCACCAACTACCGTGTCGTCAAGCCGTCCTGGGTGGTAGACTCCATCCAAGCCGGTAAGCTGTTACCATGGACCGACTACCGCGTCATCGAACAAGGCCCACGGCAAAAGACCATCCAGTTTGACGGAAACAAAATGACgagccaacaaccccaatcGAAGTCTCCCACGGGCTATCGAGAACAAACCCGTGATAGCTTCTACAACAGCCAGTTCCAAAAGTCCTCCCAACTAGCCTCACAACAGTCCAGCAGCCCCTTTCAACCAAGACCAACCTTCAAAACCCACAACTCCAAGCACGAGGATATCGACGACATCGACGATGCCATGGACCTCGACACACCCTCAAAACCTCAAAACGAACCTCCCAGATCAGCCCAAAAACCACCCTCTCCTGACCCcatggcaccaccaccaccaccacccaaacccaaacccatcccAAACAAACCCCTAACCTCGGAAGAACAcaacgccctcctcctctccgacCCCAAAGTCCGCGAATgctccaccgccaaccccgaCTTTTTATCAAAATACTACGCCACCTCccgtctccaccacctctcaaCCTGGAAATCCGACCTCAAATCCCGCCTCCAGAAACTAACCTCGCAATCATGCTCCCGTCCTTCCAGCAAGCGGAAACCCAACCAGAGAAGATACATCCTCCACGTAGACTTTGACTCTTTCTTCtgcgccatctccctccagAAATGCCCCGAATACGCCGACAAACCCACCGTCGTAGCCCACGGTTCCGGCAGCGGCTCCGAGATTGCGAGTTGCAACTACCCCGCGAGGAAATTTGGAGTCAAAAACGGCATGTGGATGAAGCGCGCGCTGGAGCTCTGCCCAGGGTTGAAGGTCTTGCCGTACGACTTTGCGGGGTATGAAAAGGCGAGCGAGGTTTTTTATCAGGttttgttgggggttgggggtgtggtACAGAGTGTCAGCATTGATGAGGCGTTGGTTGATGTGACGGATGTGGTgctgaggggggttgggtcgacgggggtgggggttgatgaggagagtATTCGTCGGGAGCAGGaaaaggcggaggagattgcgagggggttgaggggggaggtgaggaggaggacggggtgTGAGGTTTCGGTGGGGATCGGGGGGAATGTGCTGCTGGCCAAGGTTGCGCTGAGGAGGGCGAAGCCGGCGGGGCAGCATCAGATTCggccggaggaggtgttggattcgattggggagttgggggtggaggggctgcCTGGGGTGGCGGGGAGTATTGGGGGGAggctggaggagatggggatCAGGTTTGTGAAGGATATAAGGGGGacgacgagggagaggttggtgagcgTTCTGGGGCCGAAgacgggggagaggttgtggGATTATGCGAGGGGGGTTGATAGGAGCGAGCTGGGGGAGCAGCCGGTGAGGAAGTCGGTCTCGGCGGATGTGAACTGGGGGATCAGGTTTGTCAGtcaggaggaggcggaggagtttGTGAGGAATCTGtgtggggagttggagaagaggcTTTTGGccgagggggtgaaggggaagcTGTTAACCGTGAAGATCATGAGGCGGTCGCTGGATGCGCCTTTGGATCCGGCGAAGCATCTTGGTCACGGGAAGTGCGATACTTTCAACAAGAGCGCGAGCTTTGGGGTGGCGACGTGTGATGCCGAGGTGATCGGGAAGGAGGCGGTTGGGATCTTACGGTCTTACAAGTTCAGCCCTGGAGATCTGAGAGGCATAGGGGTCCAGATGACCAAGCTTGACCACATCAAACCGTCAGCAGCGCCAGAGGGCAGTCAGAAGAAGCTGAACTTTGGcagtgctgttgctgctcagCCTCCGCCAccgaggagagagagggaacAAATTGTCGACGACCACGTTCCGTACCAGCTCAAACGTTCATCCTCCTCAGGGCATGAAGTCGAACACGACCCCATCACCGAAGacccatcaacacccaagAAACCCAGAGTCCACCCGGCACTCGCCCTCGCAGAAGCCAACGCTGCCGACGAAAAAGCCAATGCCCCGCTCAACGTCCGAGGAACACAgttcatcctcccctcccaagtCGACCCTGCCGTCCTGGCCGCACTCCCCCAGGATGTCCGCAGCAATCTAATCGCCCGAGCCAAACGTCCCGcctcccctgcccctgctGCGAAATCCCGCTCTGGCAGCCCGGCCACGGCAGAGGAAGTCCCCCCCGACGTCGACCCCGAAGTCTTTCACTCCCTCCCAGAAGACGTGAGAGCAGAGATATGGGCTCAATACGGCGGCGGTCCATCCCGGCAAAGCCGGCCGCCCTCTCGACAAGCAGTCCGTCCACACTCCCCCCGAAAAAACGGGacaatccaccacctccctaaAGAacgacctcccccctcccccaaacgGGGGGGCGGTAAATCCCTTTCCAGTCGGGGCAAACAACCCGGTTCCGGGGGGGCCAGACTCTTTCAAACAAACTTTACCCGTGCCGTCCCCGGTGCGGTCGAGGATCTCGACCCTGAAGTGCTGGCGGCTTTGCCGGAGGATAtgcggagggaggtgattgaCGATCACCGCAGAAGGAAGTTGAGTGTTGACGCTGCGCATCACCGCCACCGTCGACCTCCCGCACCGCCGAAACAGAAGACTTTGGAGTTTGGGAGGCCGCTGAAGCTGGCGTTcacgggggaggaggggaaggtgacggagttggaggagatcAAAAAGATGGTGAGGGCGTGGTTTGAGATGAataaggaggaggggccgcATGAGATGGATGTGGAGGTTTTTGGAGGGTATGTCAAGAGtgtggtgacggtggagagggatatggagaaggcgagggggttggttaggtggttggggtggttggttgaggaggagacggagacggaggaggggagaaaagggtgggaggaggcggtggaggggatcagggggtttgttgggcagggggtgagggagagggggttgggggggatggataCTGGGTAA
- a CDS encoding hypothetical protein (COG:S; EggNog:ENOG503NZ8E), translated as MNNQEFRKLLLSKSSSSTNNNDTSPPPPPPPPPSRPAATAALGSRLKSSIPMTPRSTGRVDFARQLAEQKNKQFEKTAKRFRTSAPKGSRFAEGYVDRARQREQEEEDERAERLKALEEAFKKEEIDRETYDRMRSQIAGGDLASTHLVKGLDFALLRRVKQGEDVWSGKKAGEDERGEEGEVEEDVDGVLEKLADAEVKAVTREKVRKKGQFATAALNPGQKRSRNQLLAELKAAREAAKAKEESGLGSKFKKIGAKKTPGTRIEKDSMGREVQITVDEDGHEVRKIRKVDHKLLEEEQDREAAALASRGVLGMEVPEYYRKQQEEAERAAKEEEESKEISIFDDAGSDYDPLAALEDSDSSSDEDKKARSDSAAMPPPPKPSSGPPEERDYFKNFRGGKVDLSTGQTYKAPSLDDPLLQAALKKAKANGALEKSEEEIKAKGREERLKKKLQESLRDDEDMDMGFGSSRLEDDADFEEKKVKLSKWGEDGDGDGDGYEGGGGDKKEKRKRGGKKRKGDKNNFEDVMRVMERQKGGSK; from the coding sequence ATGAACAACCAAGAATTCCGAAAACTTCTCCTCTccaagtcctcctcctccaccaacaacaatgacacctccccaccaccaccaccaccaccaccaccatcccgcccagcagcaacagccgcgCTCGGCTCCAGACTCAAATCCAGCATCCCCATGACCCCCCGATCAACAGGTCGAGTCGACTTCGCGAGGCAACTAGCAGAGCAAAAAAACAAGCAGTTCGAAAAGACAGCCAAACGATTCCGGACCTCGGCCCCGAAAGGGTCCCGGTTCGCAGAGGGCTACGTTGACCGCGCCAGGCAGAGggagcaagaagaggaggatgagagagCGGAACGATTaaaggcgttggaggaggctttCAAAAAGGAGGAGATCGACCGGGAGACGTACGACCGGATGCGCAGTCAGATTGCTGGGGGTGACTTGGCGAGTACGCATCTTGTCAAGGGGCTTGATTTTGctttgttgaggagggtgaagcaGGGGGAAGATGTCTGGAGTGGGAAGAAGGCAGGCGAGGATGAGcgtggggaagagggggaggtggaggaggatgtggacgGTGTCCTGGAGAAATTGGCCGATGCTGAAGTCAAGGCTGTGACCAGGGAAAAGGTGCGGAAGAAGGGGCAGTTTGCGACTGCTGCGTTGAATCCAGGGCAGAAGAGGTCGAGGAATCAGCTACTGGCTGAGTTGAAGGCGGCAAGGGAAGCGGccaaggcgaaggaggagtCGGGTCTGGGGTCCAAGTTCAAGAAGATTGGTGCGAAAAAGACGCCGGGGACAAGGATAGAAAAGGATAGCATGGGTCGGGAGGTTCAGATCACtgttgacgaggatggcCATGAGGTGCGAAAGATTCGGAAGGTGGACCACAAACTGTTAGAGGAGGAACAAGACAGGGAAGCGGCCGCGCTGGCATCTCGCGGCGTGCTTGGTATGGAGGTGCCAGAGTACTACAGGAAACAGCAGGAGGAAGCCGAGAGGGCGgcaaaggaagaggaggagagcaaggAGATCAGCATCTTTGATGACGCGGGCTCCGATTACGACCCATTAGCTGCGCTCGAAGACTCGGACTCGTCATCTGATGAGGATAAGAAGGCGAGATCAGACTCGGCAGctatgccaccaccaccgaaacCTAGCTCCGGCCCTCCAGAGGAGAGAGATTATTTCAAGAATTTCAGAGGAGGAAAGGTGGATCTTTCGACGGGCCAAACATACAAGGCGCCGTCTTTGGATGATCCCTTGCTGCAGGCGGCACTcaagaaggcaaaggcaaaTGGCGCACTGGAGAAatcagaggaggagatcaaggccaAAGGGCGGGAAGAGAggctcaagaagaagctgcaGGAGTCGTTGCgcgatgatgaggatatgGACATGGGATTTGGGTCAAGCAGACTGGAGGATGATGCTGACTTtgaggagaaaaaggtgAAGCTGTCTAAGtggggtgaggatggggatggggatggtgatggctatgaaggaggtggtggggacaaaaaggagaagaggaagaggggtgggaagaagaggaagggcgATAAGAACAATTTTGAGGATGTTATGCGGGTGATGGAGAGGCAGAAGGGGGGGTCTAAGTGA
- the ENV7 gene encoding Serine/threonine-protein kinase env7 (EggNog:ENOG503NXKW; BUSCO:EOG09263OAE; COG:I; COG:K; COG:T), producing MSQILLDLLHPLLTSCLPCLPGTPTLKINSRSLKILRLLGEGGFSYVYLVQSLSSPNHELYALKKIRCPFGAESVAQAMKEVEAYKIFGSTPGIIHSVDYSIATERGGGEESKTVYVLLPYYKRGNLQDMINANLVNHSKFPERKLMGLFLGVCRALRGMHVYQGGGGAGGHEEMVVPGRKRGGKNTVNGGADVDDEQEQGRSLLTEDERVTQARETGGKRRSYAHRDIKPGNIMISDSGDEPILMDLGSVAESPLPITSRSLAIATQDTAAEHSTMPYRAPELFDVKTGTVVDTKVDIWSMGCTLYACLVGKSPFEMRSDETGGSLSICVLSGDWRFPDEGPGAKKNKGKGPVSPGGTTAAAAAATEEEGISESIREVVRRCLRVEPSERPDIDELIEMVERVLEVLPEDAA from the exons ATGTCCCAAAtactcctcgacctcctccaccccctcctcacctcttGCCTCCCCTGCCTCCCGGGAACCCCCACCCTCAAGATCAACTCCCGCTCCCTCAAgatcctccgcctcctcggcgAAGGCGGCTTCTCCTACGTCTACCTGGTCCagtccctctcctccccaaaccacGAGCTCTACGCCCTCAAGAAAATCCGCTGCCCCTTCGGCGCCGAATCCGTCGCCCAAGCCATGAAGGAGGTCGAGGCCTACAAGATATTCGGCTCAACCCCCGGCATCATTCACAGCGTCGATTACTCCATCGCCACCGAGcgcggcggcggggaggagaGCAAGACGGTTTATGTCTTGCTGCCGTATTACAAGCGGGGGAATCTGCAGGACATGATTAATGCTAATTTGGTGAATCATTCCAAGTTTCCTGAACGGAAGCtgatggggttgtttttgggggtcTGTAGGGCGCTGAGGGGGATGCATGTTTACCAGGGCGGTGGCGGGGCAGGGGGGCACGAAGAGATGGTTGTGCCGGGGAGGAAACGAGGGGGCAAGAATACGGTGAACGGGGGGGCGGATGTGGACGATGAGCAGGAGCAGGGGAGGAGCTTGCTGACGGAGGATGAGAGGGTCACGCAGGCCAGGGAGacgggggggaagaggaggagttaTGCTCATAGGGATATCAAGCCCG GAAACATCATGATCTCCGACTCGGGGGATGAACCGATCCTCATGGACCTCGGTTCGGTGGCTGAATCCCCTCTCCCAATCACCTCCCGCTCGTTGGCCATTGCAACGCAGGATACTGCTGCGGAGCATAGCACCATGCCTTACCGGGCTCCGGAACTGTTTGATGTCAAGACGGGGACGGTGGTTGACACAAAGGTTGATATTTGGAGCATGGGGTGCACGCTGTATGCGTGTTTGGTGGGGAAATCGCCGTTTGAGATGAGGTCGGATGAGACGGGGGGGTCGCTGAGTATTTGTGTGCTGAGTGGGGATTGGAGGTTTCCAGATGAGGGGCCGGGGGCGAAGAAGAATAAGGGGAAGGGGCCGGTTTCTCCTGGGGGcacaacggcggcggcggcggctgcgacagaagaggaggggatTAGTGAGTCGATacgggaggtggtgaggaggtgtttgagggTTGAGCCGAGTGAGAGGCCGGACATTGATGAGCTGATTGAGATGGTGGAGCGGGTTTTGGAGGTGCTGCCTGAGGATGCTGCTTAG
- the URH1 gene encoding Uridine nucleosidase 1 (EggNog:ENOG503NY3R; COG:F; BUSCO:EOG09262WQX): MSDTRIPVWLDCDPGHDDTFAILLAAYHPAIRILGVSTVFGNASLEKTTHNATSILTAISQSASIPVYIGASKALFRPPMHPPTDIHGETGLDGTKLLPPPAVPPVATIPAIDAAYEALKSTPRGTAWVVATGSFTNAAALFMKYPELIQHVAGLSLMGGAIGNGFTAAVLGTVDGVPRVGNWTQFAEFNILADPEAAAFLLTHGELSKKTTLIPLDVTHLCLTTAQVQELILYGPEGRKEGMVPGRGKTELRQMLVELLLFFAKTYADVFGITEGPPLHDPLAVAAVLSGLDEKGGHKIPFYEHDPSVGVSMEGKGERYEVSVATEGSYEDAKAGARTGQVTARLLPPGEEGVRIPRGLDLGVFWRVLEECISRADEANERARAVKQEAGVPTA; the protein is encoded by the exons ATGAGCGACACCCGCATCCCCGTCTGGCTGGACTGTGATCCAGGACACGAT GACAccttcgccatcctcctcgcagCCTACCACCCCGCCATCCGCATCCTGGGGGTATCAACCGTCTTCGGCAACGCCTCTTTAGAAAAAACAACCCACAACGCCACGTCCATCCTGACGGCAATCTCCCAGTCAGCCTCCATACCCGTCTACATCGGCGCCTCCAAAGCCCTCTTCCGGCCACCCATGCACCCACCGACGGACATCCACGGCGAAACCGGCCTCGACGGGACAAagctcctccccccaccgGCTGTCCCTCCCGTGGCTACCATCCCGGCCATCGACGCGGCATACGAAGCTCTCAAATCCACCCCCCGGGGGACAGCTTGGGTGGTGGCCACGGGGAGTTTTACCAACGCGGCGGCATTGTTTATGAAGTACCCTGAACTCATCCAGCACGTTGCCGGGCTGTCGTTGATGGGAGGCGCGATAGGAAACGGGTTCACGGCCGCGGTCTTGGGGACCGTTGATGGAGTGCCGAGGGTGGGGAACTGGACTCAGTTTGCGGAGTTCAACATCCTTGCCGACCCTGAGGCGGCGGCGTTCCTGCTGACGCATGGGGAGCTGTCCAAGAAGACGACGCTGATCCCGTTGGATGTCACGCACCTGtgcctcaccaccgcccaggTTCAGGAACTGATCTTGTACGGACCCGAGGGACGCAAAGAGGGGATGGTGCCCGGGAGGGGCAAGACGGAATTGAGGCAGATGCTCGTCGAGCTGCTCTTATTTTTTGCGAAAACCTACGCCGACGTCTTCGGCATAACCGAAGGCCCGCCGCTGCACGACCCCTTGGCTGTTGCGGCGGTACTATCTGGGCTGGACGAAAAAGGGGGGCATAAAATCCCATTTTATGAGCATGACCCCTCTGTGGGGGTGAGCatggagggaaagggggagaggtacGAGGTAAGTGTCGCCACAGAGGGTAGCTACGAAGATGCCAAAGCTGGTGCGAGGACGGGCCAGGTCACCGCGAGATTGCTACCCccaggcgaggaaggggtgagGATACCTAGGGGGTTGGACTTGGGGGTTTtttggagggtgttggaggagtgTATCTCTAGGGCGGACGAGGCGAATGAGAGGGCCAGGGCTGTGAAGCAAGAGGCCGGGGTTCCTACTGCTTAG
- a CDS encoding hypothetical protein (COG:Z; EggNog:ENOG503NXJ0) has translation MATTITSTTSTYNTTTRHTLSRRNNGRGGLSSISTPNLNQVYNAHSTTATRLGPPVPQLFSRKGSVAALTQNSLASIPDDSEAYAYNQVLASENINIMPSPLTPGRLGGAAGGEDVQVGDVIDVPGNMTGTIRFIGPVTGRKGTFVGVELHPDFAGRGKNSGDVDSVFYFRTKDPNTGIFLPISKAVKREPPPIMPTNSYPLTPASGGGLKVGTQYSTNFTPPTPGVPKFSQSVGPGRATSPVGKKPTRPSLPRPESPVRRLQMTPAPRPSIGAPAPPRYGSPTPNKFAQSVRGTAGDPSKRLPAHQRKGSVGPRSVSVLGVSSSSYQAHHLSEEDAGPVGIQRTQTNGSAGSGFSLTVRPASRAASRIGSHAVNNEEVERLKAELEDRERQLKEQAATLMEMESSLTELQGLIEGSEGQMQAGRRNSLDDKDANTLRAVLREKNEKIAMLTAEFDAHRADFRSTIDTLEMASTETERVYEKKIEELMQEIQELQDRTADVDTVANQLKQLEELVQELEEGLEDARRGEAEARGEVEFLRGEVERTRSELRREREKAQFATNGLARGGGGATSKELEQKEDEIRGLKAIIHSLSRDAVPNGGENGVVGAGAGAAQRSGSVRSHQGESIDDRLSREKLEREVAELRALVESKSTREETLERELETLRRSAVNSGAAGHRGSAATMTAGSGNDRNSYRDSRGTVVLAPRSPEHKPAGGVGKHSRGNTLDTMPESDSYSTATGDSTLWCEICETAGHDILTCTNVFPDQQLHHQTRDSSKTPDGGEGVSGLGTMTEDVKLPAPLSPVKAAKSSAVTTAVTAAADEEQQQPASVVSAMEKPIRVNKEAVLGSEEPTASMEGGVVDEPMWCALCEKTGHDSISCPDEQF, from the exons atggccaccaccatcaccagcacaacttcaacatacaacaccaccacccgccacACCTTGTCTAGGAGAAATAACGGTCGCGGCGGTCTCTCGTCCATTTCGActcccaacctcaaccaggTCTACAACGCACACTCGACCACGGCGACGCGCCTCGGCCCGCCCGTGCCCCAGTTGTTCTCGCGCAAAGGCTCCGTCGCCGCCCTGACGCAGAACTCGCTGGCCAGCATTCCGGATGATAGTGAAGCCTACGCCTACAACCAGGTTCTGGCCAGCgaaaacatcaacatcatgcCGTCCCCGCTTACCCCCGGCCGCCTTGGGGGTGCCGCCGGTGGAGAGGATGTCCAGGTGGGCGATGTCATCGATGTGCCGGGCAACATGACGGGCACCATCCGCTTCATCGGTCCCGTCACAGGTCGCAAGGGCACTTTTGTTGGTGTCGAGCTGCATCCCGACTTTGCAGGCCGCGGCAAGAACAGCGGTGATGTCGACAG TGTTTTCTATTTCAGAACCAAGGATCCAAACACGGGCATCTTCCTTCCCATTTCCAAAGCCGTCAAACgagaaccaccacccatcatgCCGACGAATTCGTATCCTCTCACCCCGGCCAGCGGCGGAGGTCTGAAGGTCGGAACTCAGTACTCGACAAACTTTACGCCACCGACTCCTGGTGTGCCGAAATTCAGCCAGTCCGTCGGCCCAGGCCGTGCCACGAGCCCTGTCGGCAAGAAGCCTACGCGCCCGTCGCTGCCGCGTCCAGAGTCGCCTGTGAGAAGGCTGCAGATGACGCCGGCGCCGAGACCCTCGATCGGGGCACCCGCTCCCCCACGATACGGCAGCCCGACGCCGAACAAGTTTGCCCAGAGTGTTCGCGGCACGGCGGGTGACCCGAGCAAGCGACTTCCTGCTCATCAGAGGAAAGGTAGCGTCGGACCGCGAAGTGTTTCTGTGCTTGGggtgtcgtcttcgtcgtaTCAGGCCCATCACTTgagtgaggaggatgcggGACCGGTTGGCATTCAGAGGACGCAGACTAATGGGAGCGCTGGGTCTGGCTTCAGCCTCACGGTGAGGCCAGCCTCACGGGCTGCGTCTAGAATCGGGAGTCACGCCGTCAAcaatgaggaggtggagcgTCTCAaggccgagctggaggatCGGGAGCGGCAGCTTAAGGAACAGGCGGCCACgctgatggagatggagagcaGCTTGACGGAGCTGCAGGGGTTGATTGAGGGTTCCGAAGGGCAGATGCAAGCCGGACGGCGAAACAGTCTGGACGACAAGGATGCCAATACGCTACGGGCGGTGCTGAGAGAAAAGAATGAAAAGATTGCCATGTTGACGGCCGAGTTTGACGCTCATCGAGCCGACTTTCGGAGCACTATTGACACGCTGGAGATGGCGAGCACCGAGACGGAGAGGGTGtatgagaagaagattgaggagctGATGCAGGAGATTCAGGAGCTGCAGGACAGGACGGCGGACGTGGATACTGTGGCTAACCAGCTGAAGCagttggaggagctggtgcaagagctggaggaagggttggaggatgcgaggaggggggaggcggaggcgaggggggaggttgagttTTTGAGGGGcgaggtggagaggacgaggtcggagctgaggagggagagggagaaggcgcAGTTTGCTACGAATGGGTTGGCgcgggggggtggaggggcgACGAGCAAGGAGTTGGAACAGAAGGAAGATGAGATTAGGGGACTCAAGGCGATTATTCATTCGTTGAGCAGGGATGCTGTTCCGAACGGCGGGGAgaatggggtggtgggtgcgGGTGCGGGTGCTGCTCAGCGGTCTGGATCTGTCAGATCACACCAAGGGGAGTCGATTGATGATCGGTTGAGCAGGGAGAAattggagagggaggttgcCGAGCTCAGGGCCTTGGTGGAGAGCAAGAGCACGAGGGAGGAGACgctggagagggagctggagacgttgaggaggagcgcgGTGAACTCGGGAGCGGCAGGGCATCGCGGGAGTGCGGCCACCATGACTGCTGGCAGTGGAAACGACAGGAATTCTTACCGGGACTCTCGCGGGACTGTTGTGCTGGCTCCCCGAAGCCCGGAGCATAAGCCTGCTGGTGGTGTCGGTAAGCACAGCAGAGGAAACACGCTGGACACGATGCCCGAAAGCGACTCTTATAGCACGGCCACGGGGGATAGTACCCTCTGGTGCGAAATCTGCGAGACGGCCGGGCATGACATTTTGACGTGTACCAACGTCTTTCCTGATCAACAGTTGCATCATCAGACGAGGGACAGCAGCAAGACGcctgatgggggggagggtgtgtcTGGTCTTGGGACCATGACTGAGGATGTGAAGCTTCCTGCGCCGCTGAGCCCGGTCAAGGCTGCCAAGAGCAGTGCTGTTACTACTGCTgtcactgctgctgctgatgaggagcagcagcagcctgccAGTGTGGTGTCGGCGATGGAGAAGCCGATTAGGGTCAATAAGGAGGCGGTTTTGGGGTCGGAGGAGCCGACGGCTAGcatggaggggggtgtggtggATGAGCCGATGTGGTGCGCGCTTTGTGAGAAGACCGGACATGACAGTATTAGTTGTCCTGATGAGCAGttttga